One Catenulispora sp. EB89 DNA window includes the following coding sequences:
- a CDS encoding carbohydrate ABC transporter permease, with the protein MTSPPLDLARRPAPRRAAGRRRSLAGWKFVSPFMALFALVFLAPIGYSIYLSLYKTKLIGGTQFVGLQNYSDAIHDSQFWTSFARVALFLVVQVPIMLGLALLLALAIDSGRLYGAAFFRISVFLPYAVPAVVATLMWSFMYGTQFGLVRDIDKHFGVTLPDPLSPHLILASIGNIVTWEWVGYNMLIIYSALRVVNPSLYEAAAIEGAGQFRIIWSIKLPALRPALVIATIFSIIGSFQLFSEPSILKHLAPNAITTYYTPNYYAYSLSFDGQQFNYSATVAIVMGVATMIVAYAVQLRGMRKAG; encoded by the coding sequence ATGACGTCCCCACCCCTGGACCTCGCCCGCCGCCCGGCCCCGCGCCGCGCCGCGGGACGGCGGCGGTCCCTGGCCGGCTGGAAGTTCGTCAGCCCCTTCATGGCCCTGTTCGCGCTGGTCTTCCTCGCCCCGATCGGCTACTCGATCTACCTGAGCCTGTACAAGACCAAGCTGATCGGCGGCACCCAGTTCGTCGGCCTGCAGAACTACAGCGACGCGATCCACGACTCGCAGTTCTGGACGTCCTTCGCCCGGGTCGCGCTGTTCCTGGTGGTCCAGGTCCCGATCATGCTCGGCCTGGCCCTGCTGCTGGCGCTGGCCATCGACAGCGGCCGGCTCTACGGCGCGGCGTTCTTCCGGATCTCGGTGTTCCTGCCCTACGCGGTGCCCGCCGTCGTCGCCACGCTCATGTGGAGCTTCATGTACGGGACCCAGTTCGGCCTGGTCCGCGACATCGACAAGCACTTCGGCGTCACGCTGCCCGACCCGCTCTCCCCGCACCTGATCCTGGCCTCCATCGGCAACATCGTGACCTGGGAGTGGGTCGGCTACAACATGCTGATCATCTACTCCGCGCTGCGGGTGGTGAACCCCTCGCTGTACGAGGCGGCGGCGATCGAGGGCGCCGGCCAGTTCCGCATCATCTGGTCGATCAAGCTCCCGGCGCTGCGCCCGGCCCTGGTCATCGCCACCATCTTCTCGATCATCGGCAGCTTCCAGCTGTTCAGCGAGCCCAGCATCCTCAAGCACCTGGCGCCGAACGCGATCACCACGTACTACACGCCGAACTACTACGCCTACTCGCTGTCCTTCGACGGCCAGCAGTTCAACTACTCCGCGACCGTCGCCATCGTCATGGGCGTGGCCACGATGATCGTCGCCTACGCCGTCCAGCTGCGCGGCATGCGAAAGGCGGGCTGA